In the Arachis ipaensis cultivar K30076 chromosome B10, Araip1.1, whole genome shotgun sequence genome, one interval contains:
- the LOC107622129 gene encoding cyclin-J18 isoform X2: MEHSSSSLVDSTLISSQRLSLVEFLIQSAEHLQVAPVVKYSALSLFADRFLPSLPRFKIDAHNSNNWLLNPLTESALHLFAVISLWISTKMHDSRRPLSVTCLRSLANKSISEQHFTTRNFLEAEVLFMQVLNFEIGTTNIAFLFLQELWIQIKGVAKAGELINFEACMEILDLLYEKEETSLLCTYSCPPHSLAASILVVTYVMTVPQHKWEFPILPWGEEMH; the protein is encoded by the exons ATGGAACACAGCAGTTCGAGTTTGGTTGACTCAACGCTGATCTCGTCTCAGCGTCTCTCACTCGTTGAGTTCCTCATTCAATCTGCTGAA CACCTCCAAGTTGCTCCGGTTGTTAAGTACTCTGCATTATCCCTCTTCGCGGATCGCTTCCTTCCTTCTCTACCACg TTTCAAAATAGATGCTCATAATTCAAATAACTGGCTATTGAATCCCCTCACTGAGAGTGCATTGCACCTATTTGCGGTTATTTCTCTCTGGATTTCAACCAAA ATGCATGATTCGAGGAGGCCGCTCTCCGTTACATGCTTGAGGTCTTTGGCTAACAAATCCATCAGCGAACAACACTTCACCACTCGAAATTTCTTGGAAGCA GAGGTGCTCTTTATGCAG GTGTTGAATTTTGAGATTGGCACAACAAATATTGCGTTTTTGTTCCTTCAAGAGCTTTGGATTCAGATCAA GGGAGTGGCAAAGGCTGGTGAGCTGATTAACTTTGAAGCTTGCATGGAGATCCTGGATCTGCTCTATGAAAAGGAAGAGACATCACTACTTTGTACTTATAGCTGTCCGCCTCACTCTCTTGCTGCATCAATCTTG GTTGTGACATATGTAATGACAGTCCCTCAACACAAATGGGAGTTTCCAATTCTTCCATGGGGTGAGGAGATGCACTAA
- the LOC107622129 gene encoding cyclin-J18 isoform X1, translating to MEHSSSSLVDSTLISSQRLSLVEFLIQSAEHLQVAPVVKYSALSLFADRFLPSLPRFKIDAHNSNNWLLNPLTESALHLFAVISLWISTKMHDSRRPLSVTCLRSLANKSISEQHFTTRNFLEAEVLFMQVLNFEIGTTNIAFLFLQELWIQIKGVAKAGELINFEACMEILDLLYEKEETSLLCTYSCPPHSLAASILVVTYVMTVPQHKWEFPILPWAKFVTSCKEEDIIKMATLILRHVLEPP from the exons ATGGAACACAGCAGTTCGAGTTTGGTTGACTCAACGCTGATCTCGTCTCAGCGTCTCTCACTCGTTGAGTTCCTCATTCAATCTGCTGAA CACCTCCAAGTTGCTCCGGTTGTTAAGTACTCTGCATTATCCCTCTTCGCGGATCGCTTCCTTCCTTCTCTACCACg TTTCAAAATAGATGCTCATAATTCAAATAACTGGCTATTGAATCCCCTCACTGAGAGTGCATTGCACCTATTTGCGGTTATTTCTCTCTGGATTTCAACCAAA ATGCATGATTCGAGGAGGCCGCTCTCCGTTACATGCTTGAGGTCTTTGGCTAACAAATCCATCAGCGAACAACACTTCACCACTCGAAATTTCTTGGAAGCA GAGGTGCTCTTTATGCAG GTGTTGAATTTTGAGATTGGCACAACAAATATTGCGTTTTTGTTCCTTCAAGAGCTTTGGATTCAGATCAA GGGAGTGGCAAAGGCTGGTGAGCTGATTAACTTTGAAGCTTGCATGGAGATCCTGGATCTGCTCTATGAAAAGGAAGAGACATCACTACTTTGTACTTATAGCTGTCCGCCTCACTCTCTTGCTGCATCAATCTTG GTTGTGACATATGTAATGACAGTCCCTCAACACAAATGGGAGTTTCCAATTCTTCCATGGG CCAAGTTTGTGACCTCGTGTAAGGAAGAGGATATCATCAAAATGGCCACTCTGATCCTCAGACATGTACTGGAACCACCTTGA